The Candidatus Krumholzibacteriia bacterium genome has a segment encoding these proteins:
- a CDS encoding RsmE family RNA methyltransferase encodes MQLQFVEPRQIHGSSILLEGPEARHVVKVLRHRVGDAIVCTDGTGRFLHAEIDRVEGRQLVHAKILRTEVDPREDGAPWSTVGLALLKGDHFEVALEKMVELGVHRVVPLIAAHNVVKWKPGGAERKIERWQRIADSATKQSGRSWRVEVTAPRTLADAVEDHGTGATVIVADEVEEETRVAGLGLGDRAPHLALVGPEGGFGDEEKAWLRERGARAITLGPFRLRAETAAIVLAAALNEGRGHE; translated from the coding sequence GTGCAGCTGCAATTCGTCGAGCCCCGTCAGATCCACGGCTCGTCGATCCTGCTCGAGGGTCCCGAGGCGCGGCACGTGGTCAAGGTCCTGCGCCACCGTGTGGGTGATGCGATCGTGTGCACCGACGGCACCGGACGCTTCCTGCACGCCGAGATCGACCGCGTCGAGGGCAGACAGCTGGTGCACGCGAAGATCCTGCGGACCGAGGTCGACCCCCGCGAGGACGGTGCGCCCTGGTCGACGGTGGGTCTCGCCCTGCTCAAGGGCGACCACTTCGAGGTGGCGCTGGAGAAGATGGTCGAGCTGGGGGTGCACCGCGTGGTGCCCCTGATCGCGGCCCACAACGTCGTGAAGTGGAAGCCCGGCGGCGCCGAGCGTAAGATCGAGCGTTGGCAGCGCATCGCCGACAGCGCCACCAAGCAGTCGGGCCGGTCGTGGCGGGTCGAGGTGACCGCGCCGCGGACCCTGGCCGACGCGGTCGAGGATCATGGTACGGGCGCGACGGTCATCGTCGCCGACGAGGTCGAAGAAGAGACTCGCGTCGCCGGGCTCGGGCTCGGGGACCGCGCGCCGCACCTGGCGCTGGTCGGTCCCGAGGGCGGGTTCGGCGACGAAGAGAAGGCCTGGCTACGCGAACGCGGGGCCCGCGCGATCACGCTCGGACCGTTCCGCTTGCGGGCCGAGACCGCGGCCATCGTCCTGGCCGCGGCCCTGAACGAAGGAAGAGGTCATGAGTGA
- a CDS encoding GatB/YqeY domain-containing protein → MSDSLFERLQSDMKAAMKARDKDRLGVLRMLISKVKSTAIDDPQATEDAGVTRVLMTYAKQREEGLEEARKAGRDELAAAEEFELSVVRSYLPEPLSDEELESLVEAVIADEGASSMKDMGRVMKSAIARADGRADGGRVSATVKKKLAG, encoded by the coding sequence ATGAGTGATTCGCTGTTCGAGCGTCTGCAGTCCGACATGAAGGCCGCCATGAAGGCGCGCGACAAGGACAGGCTGGGGGTCCTGCGCATGTTGATCTCGAAGGTGAAGTCGACGGCGATCGACGATCCGCAGGCCACCGAGGACGCCGGCGTCACGCGCGTGCTCATGACCTACGCCAAACAACGCGAGGAAGGACTGGAGGAAGCGCGCAAGGCGGGCCGCGACGAGCTGGCGGCGGCCGAGGAGTTCGAGTTGTCGGTCGTGCGCTCCTACCTGCCCGAACCGCTGAGCGACGAGGAACTCGAGTCGCTGGTCGAGGCCGTGATCGCGGACGAAGGGGCGTCGTCGATGAAGGACATGGGCCGCGTGATGAAGTCCGCGATCGCCCGGGCCGACGGCCGGGCCGATGGAGGCCGCGTGAGCGCGACCGTGAAGAAGAAGCTGGCGGGATGA
- a CDS encoding Smr/MutS family protein, with product MDPNPDRSLTRHDEGRRAARILGWDQLLASVAEHAALGRAADRIRASEPVDDVEALRERFRWIEEILRHLDRGDDVPLAPCEDLVAILGDERTETGPLGGEELAAVAGTARALSDLLHGVRTFGDRLTFTARSLRGAEDPAPLADRLEAALDPDGRLRDAASPRLGPLRRTAEAAEARVRDVARNSMQEAAAGGHTMSGELVMRGARPCIPVRAGARRRVPGIVHDRSGTGGTLFVEPMAVVEAGNELAECRIAVEDEERRILIELNRTVADHVPDLLDLFERAVVIDTVRARARWGHERHAEIPRLERSPGAPVRIEGFRHPLLQRSLARAGRADELVPLDLRLDDARLILVSGPNAGGKTVTLKSVGLAAFMAQAAIPLPCAHPPRLPVFDHVLVDTGDEQSIEDALSSFSAHLTHLRAILGTATERSLVLLDEIGGGTDPEEGVALARAILEDLVRGGGRAFVTTHYGQLKALVEEDPGFRHASMAFDQERLRPLFELRLDVPGASHALEIAERMTLPDDVLARARALLGEDRVRLDELLRSMEAARAEAESRRVELTEQLDRSRLSQQHYDRLARELKQSRRDRLDQAEREAEGIVRNARRRVERLLQEIREAGGSEESVEAARTARDEIEQRSEQLRERQRKRQRATSLPRRAPRVEVGAVVRHTDLGSVGRIVEVRGDRVRLEIGGARVVARVDQLAAPDDEEARVESAPREGTIRTQLSDASPLAATRVDVRGYDVEDAWRLVDRAVDRCLVTGMRELEVVHGKGTGRLRAVIGERLRDDPRVRRSRLGGGGRHDDGVTVVEL from the coding sequence ATGGATCCCAACCCTGATCGATCGTTGACGCGCCACGACGAGGGTCGCCGGGCGGCACGGATCCTCGGTTGGGACCAACTGCTCGCGTCGGTGGCCGAACACGCGGCGCTGGGGCGGGCCGCCGACCGGATCCGCGCCAGCGAGCCCGTCGACGACGTCGAGGCCCTCCGCGAGCGCTTCCGCTGGATCGAAGAGATCCTCCGTCACCTCGACCGCGGTGACGACGTCCCCCTGGCGCCGTGCGAGGACCTGGTCGCGATCCTGGGCGACGAGCGCACCGAAACGGGGCCGCTGGGAGGCGAAGAGCTGGCCGCGGTGGCCGGTACGGCCCGCGCCCTGAGCGACCTGCTGCACGGCGTGCGGACCTTCGGCGATCGGTTGACCTTCACCGCGCGGTCCCTGCGTGGGGCGGAGGACCCGGCGCCGCTGGCCGACCGGCTCGAGGCCGCACTCGATCCCGACGGTCGCCTGCGCGACGCCGCCAGCCCCCGGCTCGGCCCGCTGCGGCGCACCGCCGAGGCCGCCGAGGCCCGCGTCCGCGACGTGGCACGCAACTCCATGCAGGAGGCCGCCGCCGGCGGGCACACCATGTCCGGCGAACTCGTCATGCGCGGGGCGCGCCCGTGCATCCCCGTGCGCGCCGGCGCGCGCCGCCGGGTGCCCGGAATCGTCCACGACCGCAGCGGCACGGGTGGCACCCTGTTCGTCGAGCCGATGGCCGTGGTCGAGGCGGGCAACGAGCTCGCCGAGTGCCGGATCGCCGTCGAGGACGAGGAGCGTCGGATCCTGATCGAGCTCAACCGCACCGTGGCCGATCACGTGCCGGACCTGCTCGATCTCTTCGAACGCGCGGTCGTGATCGACACCGTGCGTGCCCGCGCCCGGTGGGGGCACGAGCGGCACGCGGAGATCCCGCGTCTGGAGCGCTCGCCGGGGGCTCCGGTCCGGATCGAGGGGTTCCGCCATCCACTGCTGCAGCGGAGTCTGGCGCGTGCCGGGCGGGCCGACGAACTCGTCCCGCTCGACCTGCGTCTGGACGATGCCCGCCTGATCCTGGTGAGCGGCCCGAATGCCGGTGGCAAGACGGTCACCCTGAAGTCGGTGGGGCTGGCGGCGTTCATGGCGCAGGCGGCGATCCCGTTGCCCTGCGCTCACCCGCCGCGTCTGCCCGTCTTCGACCACGTCCTCGTGGACACGGGCGACGAGCAGTCGATCGAGGACGCCCTCAGCAGCTTCAGCGCCCATCTCACGCACCTGCGCGCGATCCTCGGCACCGCGACCGAACGCTCGCTGGTCCTGCTCGACGAGATCGGAGGGGGGACCGATCCCGAGGAGGGCGTGGCGCTCGCGCGTGCGATCCTCGAAGACCTGGTCCGCGGAGGCGGGCGCGCCTTCGTGACCACGCACTACGGACAGCTCAAGGCGCTGGTCGAGGAGGATCCCGGCTTCCGGCACGCGAGCATGGCCTTCGACCAGGAACGGCTGCGACCGCTCTTCGAACTCCGGCTCGACGTACCCGGAGCCAGTCACGCGCTCGAGATCGCCGAGCGCATGACCCTGCCCGACGACGTGCTGGCCCGCGCCCGCGCCCTGCTCGGCGAAGACCGCGTCCGCCTCGACGAACTGCTGCGTTCCATGGAGGCCGCGCGCGCCGAGGCCGAGTCCCGGCGTGTCGAACTCACCGAACAGCTCGATCGCAGCCGGCTGAGCCAACAGCACTACGACCGCCTCGCACGCGAACTCAAGCAGAGCCGTCGCGACCGACTGGACCAGGCCGAGCGCGAGGCCGAGGGAATCGTGCGCAACGCACGGCGTCGGGTCGAGAGGCTGCTCCAGGAGATCCGTGAAGCCGGGGGCTCGGAGGAATCGGTCGAGGCCGCGCGCACCGCGCGCGACGAGATCGAACAGCGGTCCGAGCAACTCCGGGAGCGACAGCGCAAGCGGCAGCGTGCGACCTCCTTGCCCCGGCGTGCGCCGCGGGTCGAGGTGGGGGCCGTGGTCCGCCACACCGATCTGGGTTCGGTGGGGAGGATCGTCGAGGTCCGCGGTGACCGCGTGCGGCTCGAGATCGGCGGCGCCCGCGTCGTGGCCCGGGTCGATCAACTGGCCGCACCCGACGACGAGGAAGCCCGCGTGGAGAGCGCGCCCCGCGAAGGCACGATCCGCACCCAGCTGTCCGATGCGTCGCCGTTGGCCGCCACCCGGGTCGACGTACGCGGCTACGACGTCGAGGACGCATGGCGTCTGGTCGACCGCGCCGTCGATCGCTGTCTGGTGACGGGCATGCGCGAACTCGAGGTCGTGCACGGCAAGGGAACCGGTCGGCTCCGCGCGGTGATCGGCGAACGGCTGCGCGACGACCCGCGCGTGCGCCGCTCCCGGCTCGGCGGTGGGGGACGCCACGACGACGGTGTGACCGTCGTCGAACTGTGA
- a CDS encoding CvpA family protein has protein sequence MTVVYVAMAVVVTWFVIEGVRQGVVRRLVEVLGLLVVFLFASRLAGDLEPIFHDQWGMPARVAFFGSWVVVIVGGLVAVRLLAQLSQKIVRLTITGWLDRAGGAVLGAVFGLVIASCALILLLALPVDEDLKQVLRDDEISAAVLHLAPAVYDAASSAWGGSEGFFEMIREHVEPVARDAAEQIRATVDDTVQRLEGDDGSQP, from the coding sequence ATGACGGTCGTCTACGTCGCCATGGCCGTCGTGGTCACGTGGTTCGTGATCGAAGGCGTGCGGCAGGGCGTGGTGCGTCGTCTGGTCGAGGTGCTCGGCCTGCTGGTGGTGTTCCTCTTCGCCTCGCGGCTGGCCGGTGACCTCGAGCCGATCTTCCACGACCAGTGGGGCATGCCCGCACGAGTGGCCTTCTTCGGGTCGTGGGTGGTGGTCATCGTCGGGGGACTGGTCGCCGTGCGTCTGCTGGCGCAGCTGTCGCAGAAGATCGTGCGGCTCACGATCACCGGCTGGCTCGATCGCGCGGGGGGCGCCGTGCTGGGCGCCGTGTTCGGACTGGTCATCGCCAGTTGTGCGCTGATCCTGTTGCTGGCGCTGCCGGTCGACGAGGACCTGAAGCAGGTCCTGCGCGACGACGAGATCTCCGCGGCCGTACTCCACCTCGCCCCCGCCGTCTACGATGCCGCGAGTTCCGCGTGGGGCGGCAGCGAGGGATTCTTCGAGATGATCCGCGAGCACGTCGAGCCGGTCGCGCGCGACGCGGCCGAGCAGATCCGGGCCACGGTCGACGACACCGTGCAACGACTCGAAGGCGACGATGGATCCCAACCCTGA